The Micromonospora sp. Llam0 genome contains a region encoding:
- the gnd gene encoding phosphogluconate dehydrogenase (NAD(+)-dependent, decarboxylating), with product MQLGIIGLGRMGGNMRDRLRDAGHQAYGYDRDPAVSDVASLTELVDRLAAPRAVWMMVPAQVTSSVVDELCGLLDPGDLVIDGGNSRFSDDGPRAARLAEHGVGYLDVGVSGGVWGRQAGYGLMVGGDAEHVQRMMPIFEALKPPAEHGFVHAGPVGAGHYAKMVHNGVEYALMHAYAEGYELMLQSELITDVPGVIKSWRDGTVVRSWLLDLLDAALDEDPQLAALRGYAEDTGEGRWTVDEAIRLGVPMNVIAASLFARFTSRQDDSPAMKAVAALRNQFGGHAVQSSP from the coding sequence GTGCAGTTGGGCATCATCGGCCTGGGCCGAATGGGCGGCAACATGCGGGACCGGCTACGCGACGCCGGTCACCAGGCGTACGGCTATGACCGGGACCCGGCAGTCAGCGACGTCGCCAGCCTCACCGAGCTGGTCGACCGGCTCGCCGCCCCGCGGGCCGTCTGGATGATGGTCCCGGCCCAGGTGACGTCGTCGGTCGTCGACGAGCTGTGCGGCCTGCTCGACCCCGGGGATCTGGTGATCGACGGCGGCAACTCCCGGTTCAGCGACGACGGGCCGCGCGCGGCCCGGCTGGCCGAGCACGGAGTCGGCTACCTCGACGTCGGGGTGTCCGGCGGGGTGTGGGGCCGGCAGGCAGGGTACGGGCTGATGGTCGGCGGCGACGCCGAGCACGTCCAGCGGATGATGCCGATCTTCGAGGCGCTCAAGCCGCCGGCGGAGCACGGCTTCGTCCACGCCGGCCCGGTCGGCGCCGGCCACTACGCGAAGATGGTGCACAACGGCGTGGAGTACGCGTTGATGCACGCCTACGCCGAGGGCTACGAGCTGATGCTGCAGAGCGAGCTGATCACCGACGTCCCCGGGGTGATCAAGTCCTGGCGGGACGGCACCGTGGTCCGGTCCTGGCTGCTGGATCTGTTGGACGCCGCGCTCGACGAGGATCCGCAACTGGCGGCGCTGCGCGGGTACGCCGAGGACACCGGCGAAGGGCGCTGGACGGTCGACGAGGCGATCCGGCTCGGGGTGCCGATGAACGTGATCGCGGCCTCGCTGTTCGCCCGGTTCACCTCGCGGCAGGACGACTCTCCAGCGATGAAGGCGGTCGCCGCGCTGCGCAACCAGTTCGGCGGGCACGCCGTGCAGTCCAGCCCCTGA
- a CDS encoding DUF721 domain-containing protein — MSDEPQHGEPAQAADQPPILPPPSTGPQLARAVLDAARARREANRPRRRTGGGSDAGGAGSGGRRLRGYSGPGPDPRDPQLFGDVLARLVKARGWQRPAAEATVFGAWERVVGPEVAKHSRPVKLENGELTVEAESTAWATQLRLLARSLLRQIAAEVGHNVVTKLHIHGPAAPSWSKGPRRVRGRGPRDTYG, encoded by the coding sequence ATGTCGGATGAGCCGCAGCACGGCGAGCCGGCGCAGGCCGCCGACCAGCCGCCGATCCTGCCCCCGCCGTCGACCGGCCCGCAGCTGGCCAGGGCGGTGCTGGACGCGGCCCGCGCCCGTCGGGAGGCGAACCGGCCCCGTCGCCGGACCGGTGGCGGCAGCGACGCGGGCGGAGCCGGATCGGGCGGCCGACGGCTGCGCGGCTACTCGGGTCCGGGGCCGGACCCCCGCGATCCCCAGCTGTTCGGCGACGTGCTGGCCCGGCTGGTCAAGGCGCGCGGCTGGCAACGGCCGGCCGCCGAGGCAACCGTCTTCGGCGCCTGGGAACGGGTGGTCGGGCCGGAGGTGGCCAAGCACAGCCGCCCGGTCAAGTTGGAGAACGGCGAGCTGACGGTCGAGGCGGAGTCGACCGCGTGGGCGACCCAGCTCCGTCTGCTCGCCCGCTCGTTGCTGCGCCAGATCGCCGCCGAGGTCGGGCACAACGTGGTGACGAAACTGCACATTCACGGCCCGGCTGCGCCATCCTGGTCGAAGGGCCCGCGGCGGGTCCGTGGTCGTGGCCCGCGGGACACGTACGGCTGA
- the gyrB gene encoding DNA topoisomerase (ATP-hydrolyzing) subunit B, whose translation MSAQNNQEYGAESITVLEGLEAVRKRPGMYIGSTGERGLHHLVWEVVDNAVDEALAGHCDTIEVVLLADGGVRVTDNGRGFPVDLHPKLKKPGVEVALTVLHAGGKFDGKAYAVSGGLHGVGVSVVNALSVKMEVEIHKAGHVWRQQYANSKPTPLDKGEATNRTGSAVAFWPDPSIFETTEYAFETIYRRLQEMAFLNRGLTIQLRDERVADDDGKHREVTFCYKGGISDFVRHLNASKNPIHKSVVEFGAEEEGMSVEIAMQWNESYGESVYTFANTINTHEGGTHEEGFRSALTSVVNKYAMDKKLLKGDEKLSGEDIREGLAAIISVKLANPQFEGQTKTKLGNTPVKSFVQRVCNEWLVDWLDRNPAEGKMIITKATQAARARIAAQQARKLARRKSLLESGSMPGKLADCQSTDPRESEVFIVEGDSAGGSAKQGRDPRTQAILPIRGKILNVEKARIDRVLKNNEVQALITALGTGIHDDFDIEKLRYHKIVLMADADVDGQHIQTLLLTLLFRFMRPLVELGHVYLAAPPLYKIKWNRKGDDAQYAYSDRERDGLIVLRQQKKPNAKPDDIQRFKGLGEMNYPELWETTMNPATRTLRQVTLDDAATADELFSVLMGEDVEARRSFIQRNAKDVRFLDI comes from the coding sequence GTGTCAGCGCAGAACAACCAGGAGTACGGCGCCGAGTCGATCACCGTGCTGGAGGGCCTCGAGGCGGTCCGCAAGCGACCGGGCATGTACATCGGTTCGACCGGTGAGCGCGGCCTGCACCACCTGGTCTGGGAGGTCGTGGACAACGCGGTCGACGAGGCGCTGGCCGGGCACTGCGACACCATCGAGGTGGTGCTGCTCGCCGACGGCGGGGTGCGGGTCACCGACAACGGCCGCGGTTTCCCGGTGGACCTGCATCCCAAGCTGAAGAAGCCGGGTGTCGAGGTCGCCCTGACCGTGCTGCACGCCGGCGGCAAGTTCGACGGCAAGGCGTACGCGGTCTCCGGTGGCCTGCACGGGGTCGGTGTCTCGGTGGTCAACGCGCTCTCCGTGAAGATGGAGGTCGAGATCCACAAGGCCGGCCACGTCTGGCGGCAGCAGTACGCCAACTCGAAGCCGACGCCGCTGGACAAGGGTGAGGCGACGAACCGGACCGGGTCCGCGGTCGCCTTCTGGCCGGATCCGTCGATCTTCGAGACCACCGAGTACGCGTTCGAGACGATCTACCGCCGGTTGCAGGAGATGGCCTTCCTCAACCGTGGGCTGACCATCCAGCTGCGCGACGAGCGGGTGGCCGACGACGACGGAAAGCACCGCGAGGTCACTTTCTGCTACAAGGGGGGTATCTCGGACTTCGTGCGCCACCTCAACGCCTCGAAGAACCCGATCCACAAGAGCGTGGTCGAGTTCGGCGCGGAGGAGGAGGGCATGTCGGTCGAGATCGCCATGCAGTGGAACGAGTCGTACGGCGAGTCGGTCTACACCTTCGCCAACACCATCAACACTCACGAGGGCGGCACCCACGAGGAGGGCTTCCGGTCCGCGTTGACCAGCGTGGTCAACAAGTACGCCATGGACAAGAAGCTGCTCAAGGGCGACGAGAAGCTCTCCGGCGAGGACATCCGGGAAGGGCTCGCCGCGATCATCTCGGTCAAGCTGGCCAACCCGCAGTTCGAGGGCCAGACCAAGACCAAGCTGGGCAACACCCCGGTGAAGAGCTTCGTGCAGCGGGTCTGCAACGAGTGGCTGGTCGACTGGCTGGACCGCAACCCCGCCGAAGGCAAGATGATCATCACGAAGGCAACCCAGGCGGCCCGCGCCCGGATCGCCGCCCAGCAGGCCCGCAAGCTCGCCCGGCGCAAGTCGTTGCTGGAGTCCGGGTCGATGCCGGGCAAGCTGGCCGACTGCCAGTCCACCGACCCGCGCGAGTCGGAGGTCTTCATCGTCGAGGGTGACTCGGCCGGCGGCTCGGCCAAGCAGGGGCGGGATCCGCGTACCCAGGCGATCCTGCCGATCCGGGGCAAGATCCTCAACGTGGAGAAGGCCCGGATCGACCGGGTGCTGAAGAACAACGAGGTCCAGGCGCTGATCACCGCGCTGGGCACCGGCATCCACGACGATTTCGACATCGAGAAGCTGCGCTACCACAAGATCGTGCTGATGGCCGACGCGGACGTGGACGGCCAGCACATCCAGACGCTGCTGCTGACCCTGCTGTTCCGGTTCATGCGTCCGTTGGTCGAGTTGGGCCACGTCTACCTCGCGGCCCCGCCGCTGTACAAGATCAAGTGGAACCGGAAGGGCGACGACGCGCAGTACGCGTACTCGGACCGGGAGCGTGACGGACTGATCGTGCTGCGCCAGCAGAAGAAGCCCAACGCCAAACCGGACGACATCCAGCGGTTCAAGGGCCTGGGAGAGATGAACTACCCCGAGTTGTGGGAGACGACGATGAACCCGGCGACGCGTACGCTGCGTCAGGT
- the recF gene encoding DNA replication/repair protein RecF, with protein MYVRRLELIDFRSYQRVELTFEPGGSVLVGPNGVGKTNLVEALGYLATLGSHRVATDAPLVRVGADSAIIRCLVVHDQRELLVELEIVPGRANRARLGRSPTRRAREVIGALRLVLFAPEDLEIVRGDPAERRRYLDELLVTRLPRFAGVRADYDRVVKQRNALLRSAYLARKTGGDRGGDLSTLDVWDAHLARHGAELLAGRLELVTALAPHVAKAYDAVAATSAAAGISYRPSIDLPDAGAPPDADPARSADLVGSAGSAGSVGAGTVPPTADRSALESALLAALGEARRSEVDRGVTLVGPHRDDLYLTIGSLPVKGYASHGESWSCALALRLAAYDLLRAEGIEPVLVLDDVFAELDSGRRERLAELVAGASQLLVTCAVAEDVPVALRGARFEVSRGEVRHVG; from the coding sequence GTGTACGTCCGTCGTCTCGAACTGATCGACTTCCGCTCGTACCAGCGGGTCGAGCTCACCTTCGAACCGGGTGGCAGCGTGCTGGTCGGGCCCAACGGGGTCGGCAAGACCAACCTCGTCGAGGCACTCGGCTACCTGGCGACGCTGGGCAGCCACCGGGTCGCCACCGACGCCCCGCTGGTCCGGGTCGGCGCCGACTCGGCGATCATCCGCTGCCTGGTCGTGCACGACCAACGGGAGCTGCTGGTCGAACTGGAGATCGTGCCGGGGCGGGCCAATCGGGCCCGGCTGGGCCGGTCGCCGACCCGCCGGGCGCGGGAGGTGATCGGTGCCCTGCGGCTGGTGCTGTTCGCCCCCGAGGATCTGGAGATCGTCCGGGGCGACCCGGCCGAACGCCGCCGCTACCTGGACGAGCTGCTGGTCACCCGGCTGCCCCGGTTCGCCGGGGTACGGGCCGACTACGACCGGGTGGTCAAGCAGCGCAACGCATTGCTGCGTAGCGCGTACCTGGCCCGCAAGACCGGTGGTGACCGCGGCGGTGACCTGAGCACGTTGGACGTCTGGGACGCCCATCTGGCCCGGCACGGAGCAGAGCTGCTCGCCGGCCGGTTGGAGCTGGTCACCGCCCTGGCCCCGCACGTGGCCAAGGCGTACGACGCGGTGGCGGCCACCAGCGCGGCGGCCGGTATCAGCTACCGGCCGTCGATCGATTTGCCGGATGCCGGCGCGCCACCCGACGCCGATCCCGCCCGTTCTGCCGATCTCGTCGGTTCTGCCGGTTCTGCTGGTTCTGTCGGGGCCGGGACGGTGCCGCCGACGGCGGACCGGTCCGCGCTGGAGTCGGCGCTGCTGGCCGCGCTGGGCGAGGCCCGCCGCAGCGAGGTCGACCGCGGTGTCACCCTGGTCGGCCCGCACCGCGACGACCTGTATCTGACGATCGGCAGCCTGCCGGTGAAGGGGTACGCCAGCCACGGCGAATCCTGGTCCTGCGCGCTGGCGCTGCGGCTGGCCGCGTACGACCTGTTGCGCGCGGAAGGCATCGAGCCGGTCCTGGTCCTCGACGACGTGTTCGCCGAACTGGACAGCGGACGCCGGGAACGGCTCGCCGAGCTGGTCGCCGGGGCCAGCCAACTGCTGGTGACCTGCGCGGTGGCCGAGGACGTCCCGGTAGCGTTGCGCGGGGCACGCTTCGAGGTCAGCCGCGGGGAGGTACGCCATGTCGGATGA